The following coding sequences are from one Lolium rigidum isolate FL_2022 chromosome 6, APGP_CSIRO_Lrig_0.1, whole genome shotgun sequence window:
- the LOC124668189 gene encoding phosphatidylinositol transfer protein 3-like, giving the protein MASVRGAGDAGEGEWLKVAELKAMAGAQDPQAKEVDNLTLRRFLRARDQDVGKASTMLLKFVAWRREAVPDGAIPAEQVRSDIAGQKVSMAGVDRAGRPVMLAFPARHFSANRDMATFKRFIVYLLDNICARIPRGQEKFLCIVDLKGWGYANCDVRAYIAAIEIMQNYYPERLGKALMIHVPYLFMKAWKMVQPFIDANTKDKFVFIDDKKLEETLKRELDESQVPEMYGGKLTLVPLS; this is encoded by the exons ATGGCGAGCGTGAGAGGAGCAGGGGATGCAGGGGAAGGGGAGTGGCTCAAGGTCGCCGAGCTCAAGGCCATGGCTGGAGCCCAGGACCCACAAGCCAAG GAGGTGGACAACCTGACGCTTCGGAGATTCCTGCGCGCGCGCGACCAGGACGTGGGCAAGGCGTCGACGATGCTGCTCAAGTTCGTCgcgtggaggcgcgaggccgtgCCGGACGGCGCCATTCCGGCGGAGCAGGTGCGGTCGGACATCGCCGGCCAGAAGGTCTCCATGGCCGGCGTCGACCGCGCCGGCCGGCCCGTCATGCTTGCCTTCCCCGCCAGGCACTTCTCGGCCAACCGCGACATGGCCACATTCAAGC GATTTATCGTCTATCTGCTCGACAATATCTGCGCCAG GATCCCTCGAGGGCAGGAGAAGTTTCTGTGCATCGTGGACCTCAAGGGATGGGGGTACGCCAACTGCGACGTCCGGGCCTACATCGCGGCCATTGAGATCATGCAGAACTACTACCCGGAGAGGCTGGGCAAGGCGCTCATGATCCACGTCCCCTACTTGTTCATGAAGGCGTGGAAAATGGTGCAGCCCTTCATCGACGCCAACACCAAGGACAAG TTCGTGTTCATCGACGACAAGAAACTGGAGGAGACGCTGAAGCGGGAGCTAGACGAGAGCCAGGTACCGGAGATGTATGGCGGGAAGTTGACTCTTGTTCCTCTCAGTTAG